In Terriglobales bacterium, the sequence GCTCGTCCTCCTGCTCCTGCTCGCGCCGCTGGCCTTTCCCAAAGACAAGTACCAGCAGCCCGGGCCCGTCCACCTCGACCATGACGGCGAGAAGTGGGCGGAGAAGACCCTGCGCAAGCTCACGCTCGAAGAAAAGATCGGGCAGATGTTCATGCTGCGCGCGCCGGCCGAGTTCCTGAACCTGGCCAGCCCGGAGTACACACAGCTCCGCGACAGCATCCAGAAGTACCACGTGGGCGGACTGCTGCTGACGGTGCGCTTCGAGGCTCCGTTCCTCTACCGCAATCCGCCTTACGAGGCGGCCATGTTCGCCAACCAGTTGCAGGGCGAGTCGGAGCTGCCGCTGATCGTGGCCGCCGACTTCGAGCGCGGCCTGGCCATGCGCTTCTACTCCACCACGGGATTTCCCCACGCCATGGCCTTCGCCGCCACCGGCAAGCCGGAGTACGCCGCGACGCTCGGCCGGGTGACGGCGCGGGAGTCGCGCGCCATTGGCGTGGAGTGGGGTTTCTTCCCGGTGGCGGACGTGAACTCTTCGCCGAACAATCCCATCATCAATACTCGCGCCTTCAGCGAGGACCCGCAGGAGGCCGGGACCTTCGCTGCCGCCTACATCAAGGCGGCGCGCGAGAACGGCCTGTTGACCACGGCCAAGCACTTCCCCGGACACGGCGACACCGATACCGACTCGCACCTCTCGCTGGCGCGGGTGACCGGCGACCGGGCGCGCCTGGACGCGGTGGAGCTGGTCCCGTTCCGCAAAGCGATTGAGGCCGGGGTGGATTCGGTGATGGTGGCGCACCTGACGGTGCCGGCGCTCGAGCCCGATCCCGAGCGCATCGCGACCACCTCGCCGGCGGTGGTGACACGGCTGCTGCGGGGTCAGCTCGGCTTCCGGGGAGTTGTCGTCACCGACGCCATGGACATGAACGCGCTCACCCGGCTCTTCCCCGCCGAGCCGGGAAAGAACGCGTCGGGGCGCGCGGCGGTGGAAGCGGTGAAGGCGGGCAACGACGTGATCCTGCTGCCCGCCGACCTCGATGGGTCGTTCAACGCGCTGCTGGCGGCGGTGCAGAGTGGCGAGATCTCGGAAGAGCGCATTGACGCCTCGGTCCGACGCATCCTGCGGCTGAAGGCCTCCGTGGGCCTCAACAAGGCGCGCCTGGTGGACATTGGAGCCCTTTCCAGCATCATCGCCCGGCCGGAGAATCTGGCCGCCGCGCGCGAGGTGGCCGAGACCGCCGTGACCCTGGTGCGCGACAACGGGCAGGTACTGCCGCTCAAACACAATGGAACCCCGGCTCCGGCCGGCGCGTATACCACACCAGGGGAAGGACAGAAACGCCTGGTGGCGGTGCTGTTCACCGACGACGTGCGCACGGAGTACGGGCGGGTATTCGAGCAGGAGCTGCGCGCGCGCGTTCCGGATGCCCGCATCTTTTTTGTCGATCCCCGCAGCGCCGCGGCCCTGGGGGATTCGATCGCCAACGCGGTTGCGCAGGCGCGCGCGGTGGTAGCGGCGGTGTACGTGACTCCCTCGGCAGGGAAAAAGGTCCAAGTGCAGGGCGTGACCACCAATTCGGTTTCTCTCGACGACGCAACCGCCGCCCTGCTCAACCGCATCCTCGAGCAGGCGGCGCCGCTGACGGTGGTGGTGGCGCTGGGCAGCCCATACGTTGCCGCCGGCTTTCCCCAGACCCAGAATTATCTCTGCACTTTTTCCGGGGTGCCGGTTTCGGAGACAGCGGCCGTGAAGGCGCTGTTTGGAGAGATCCCCATCCACGGGCGGCTGCCGGTAACCATTCCCGGCGTGGCCGAGCGCGGCGCCGGGCTCGACCGCCCGGCACAATCCACATTCTTGCGGCACTCTCAAGGAGGCTTTCATGCGAGACCAAGAACGATTCCATAGGCTGGCCCGGGGCGGAGCCGCCGCTGCGACGGCAGCGGTGCTTCTGCTCGGCCTCAGCGCCTGCAGCATGAACGTGGGCAAGCAGGGCGAAGCCAAGAAGAGCGTGGACATCCAAACGCCCTTCGGCGGCCTCAAGGTGCGCACCGAGGTCGACCCCAAGGAGATCGGCCTGCCGGTGTACGCGGGCGCGCGTCGCGTGCCGGACGAGGGCCACGATTCGAGCAGCGCCAACGTCACCCTGGGACTCCCTGGCTTCGGCCTGAAGGTGATTGCAGCGAAGTTTGAATCCGACGATTCCTCGGACAAAGTGCTCGAGTTCTACCGCAAGGAGTTGAAGACTTACGGCAGCGTCACCGAGTGCAAGGGCGGCATCAACCTGAAGGGCGATCCCGGCAACCAAGAGATCACCTGCAAGGAAGGCTTGGGGGCGGAGATGCGAAACAAGGTGGAGCTGGCGGTTGGCAAGGGCTCCAGCCACCGCATCGTTTCGGTGGAGCCGCTGACAAAAGGATGCAAGTTCGCCCTGGTCTATCTCCAGATGCACGGCGGCAAGGAAAGCACCATGTAGCCGGGGTTGCGCCACCGCCCGGACTTCCTGTAGCTTGACCTGCGCGTGGAACATCTCTGCCCCAGTTGCGGCGCTTCGATCCAGGAGGGCGTCCCTTTTTGCGGACAGTGCGGTGCCCGGCTGGCGCCGCTGGGGGATCCGGCCCCGCAAATCCTCGCAGTAGCCGCTGCTGCACCAAGCCCTCCTCCGCCGGCGCCTTCGCCCGCGATTCCGCCTTCTACGCCCCGCATTGACTGGCACAAAGCCTGGCCCGGCGTGCTCATCGCCGGAGGCGTGGCGGGACTGATCTCCGCCGCTCCCGTGCTGAGCATCGGATGCTGCCTGTGGGTGCTGGCCGCGGGCGCAGTTTCGGTCCTGTTCTACCGCAACCGCGCCGCCATCAGCGTTCCTGTCGGCCTGGGAGCGCGCCTGGGCACCGTCACTGGGATGGTGGCCTCGCTCGTCAACTCCGCCGTCACCACTCTGACCATCCTGGTGATGGGCTCGGGCAAGATGCGCGACACCATGCGCCAGGCCATGGAGCAGTCCGCCACCCGCAATCCCGATCCCAACGCTCAGCAAATGGTCCACGGGATCATGCAGTTCATAACCTCCCCCGGCGGTTTCGCGCTCATGATGACCCTTGGATTCGCCATCAACTTTCTTGCACTGATGGCCTTCGCCGCCGCCGGCGGAGCCTTGGGCGCTTCACTGTTCGGGAAGCGGAAATCAAGCCAGTAAGTCTTTCATTAACAGTCACTTAGATTGGCGGCGACCTCCGCGCCCGGACCCGATCCCCGAGCCCGCTTCGGCACCTCCACCTCGTAGCCAGAAACTCGAAGCTGTTATGATTTCGCTCGCATGGCTTCCCAGCCCCGAATGCGACCGCCCGAACTGCGCGAAAAGGCGCAATTGATGTCCGCTTCGGAGATCGAGCGCACTCTGGTGCGTCTGGCGCACGAGATTGTGGAGAAGAACGCCGGGGTCGCCAACCTGGGTCTGGTGGGGATCCGGCGGCGGGGCGTGCCGCTGGCCGAGCGGCTGGCGCGGCTGATCCAGCGCATCGAGCGGACGCGCATCCCGGTGGGGACTCTGGACATCACGTTCTACCGCGACGACCTCTCCACCGTGGGACCGAAGCCCGTGGTGCAGAAGACGCCGATGGAGTTCGCGGTGGCGGGCATGGACATCATCCTGGTGGACGACGTGCTCTATACCGGCCGCACCGCGCGCGCCGCCCTCGACGCCCTCTTCGACCACGGACGCCCGCGGCGCGTGCAGCTCTGCGTGCTCATCGACCGCGGGCATCGCGAGCTTCCCATCGAAGCCACTTTTGTCGGCCGCACCACCCAGACCACCGCTGAAGAACTTGTCGAAGTGCGGCTCAAGGAGACTGACAGCACGGAAAAAGTCCTGCTTCTGGCCGGGAAGCCGGCCGAGCGCTCTACCAAGAAGCCGGGGAAACCCTTCGCCGACGCATGAAAACCAAGCGCCGCTCCCTTCTCGACATCGAATCGCTGGCGACGGACGAGATTACCGCGTTGCTGCGCCTGGCCCGGCGCATGAATCCCGCCAAGCCGCGGCCGCTCCTGCGCAAGAAGCGCGTGGCGCTGCTCTTCTACGAAGCCTCTACCCGCTCCCGGGTCTCGTTCGAGTTTGCCGCCAAGGCGCTGGGCGCGACCACCAGCGTCATCCACGCCGAGGCTTCCAGCATCGAGAAGGGCGAGTCGCTGCTCGATACCGGCTACACCCTGCGGGCGCTGGGCGCGGACTTGATCGTGGTTCGCCATCCCGCCGCCGGAGCGCCGCATCTGATGGCCCGCCACCTCGACATCCCGATCATCAATGCCGGCGACGGCATGCACGAGCATCCCTCCCAGGCGCTGCTCGACGCTTTTACCATCCTGCGGCATAAGAGGAATCTTCGCGGGCTGCGCGTGGTGATCGTGGGCGACATCTACCACAGCCGCGTGGCTCGATCGAACGTCCACCTGCTGAGCCAGTTCGGCGCTCAAGTCACTCTCTGCGGCCCGGTCGAGATGGCCCCGGACGTCGCCGCCACGCTCGCCCCCCGAGTCCGCGTCACGCGGCACTTCGAGGAAGCCCTGCGCGGCGCCGACGTGATCATGATGCTGCGGGTGCAGAAAGAGCGCCTGGCGGGACGGCAGATCAAGGTGGGCGAGTACGTCGCCGGCTATCAGCTCACCAGCGAGCGCCTGCGCTTGGCGCGGCGGGACGCCCTGGTGATGCATCCCGGACCCATTATCCGCGGCATGGAGCTGACCGCCGAGGTCGCGGATGGGCCGCAATCCGTGATCCTTGAGCAGGTGCAGAACGGTGTGGCGGTGCGCATGGCCATCCTCGCCAGTTCGATGGGAGTGGCGCGATGACCCGCGACAGCAAACCCGTGTCCTGGCTGCTGAAGGGCGGCCGCGTCATCGACCCTGCCTCGCGCATCGACGCGGAGATGGACGTGCTCCTGCGCGATGGCCGCGTCGCCGAGATCGCGCCGCGCAACAAGCTCCGCGGCTCGGCCGACGAGACCTTCAACGCCCGCGGCCTCATCGTCGCTCCCGGCTTCATCGACCTGCACGTTCACCTGCGCGAGCCCGGCCAGTCGCACAAGGAGACCATCGCTACCGCCACCGCCGCCGCCGCCGCCGGAGGCTTCACCTCCGTCTGCGCCATGCCCAACACCTCGCCGGTGAACGACTCCCCGGAAATCACCACCTGGATGCAGGACCCGGCGCGGGGCGCGGTGGTCAACGTCTTTCCCGTGGCCGCCGCCACTCTGGGCAGCAAGGGAGAGCAACTTACGGACTTCCGCGCGCTGCAGCGCGCCGGGGCAGTCGCCTTGACCGATGACGGTAGGCCCATCCTGGGCGACGAACTCATGCGCGACGTTCTGCACGCCGCGGCGGCGCTGAACCTTCCCGTCATGCAGCACGCAGAGGACACGCGGCTGAGCGCCGGCTGCTCCATGAACGATGGGCCGACGGCGTTCCGCCTGGGCTTGCGCGGCATGAGCGCGGAATCCGAGGCCGCCATCGTCGATCGCGACGCGCGGCTGGCGCAGGCCGCGGGAGCCCACCTGCACGTGGCCCACATCTCCACCGCTCAGACCATCAAGGCCGTCCGCCGCGGGCGCCGCAACCGCGCCCACGTCACCTGCGAGATCACACCCCACCACTTTGCGCTCACCGATGAGAACGTCGGCGACTACAACACCCACTGCAAGATGAACCCGCCGCTGCGCTCCGCCGACGACCGCGAGGCCCTGCTGATCGCGCTGGCCGACGGCTCGATCGACGCCATCGCCACCGACCACGCGCCCCACGCGGCGCACGAAAAGCAGGTGGAGTTCGAGCGCGCCGCCTTCGGCGTCACCGGGCTGGAAACGGCGCTGGGCCTGGCCATCACCAAGCTGCAGCGCGAGCGCAAGATCGGTTTGACCCGCATCATCGAACTGCTCTCCACCAATCCCGCGCGCATCGTCGGCCTAAAAGGACGCGGCAGCCTGGCACGCGGCTCCATCGCCGACGTCACCATTTTCGACCCCGGCGTCCGCTGGACCTTCCACGCGGAAAAGTCGCGCTCCAAGTCGCGCAATACTCCCTTCGACGGCTGGCAGCTCACCGGCAGAGTTGTGGCTACGATTGTGGGCGGGCACTTCGTTTACCGGCTGGACTGATTCACCGCACAGTCACGGAGGCGCTGAAAACATCGCGCTTCATCGAGTTCGCGACCAGGGACCCGGCGGCAAGCCCCAGCAGCGCACCCAAGATCAACCGGGTCAGCTTCCAATTCCCGTGCCACGCAGCGGCCTCCGTCAAAACGTCCGCGAGGTTGAGGGCCGCAAACAGCGCCAATCCTGCTAGGAGCACCCGTCGAGGCGCCGGAATCCACGCTCCCACCGCCGCTCCCAGGTAGATCCCCAGGCAGCGTGCGCAAACGGCGACAGGCCCGCCAAAGATCCAGAACAACCGCGCCGGGTCTTGATGGCAGACCGGCGAGAAGAAGAGAAGAATCCCGAAAGCCGTCAGGCCGTAGCCGCCGGCAGAAAGGACCGGCGCCATCACCGCCGCGCCGGCAAGCGCCGTGGGAAGGGCCGACACCGCAGCCCAGCGCGTTGGAATCCAATCTCTCAATGGGCCAGGATGCCTTTCTTCTTCCCTACGCGTTTCAGGATCTCCAGCGCCTGCTCCAGCTCCTCGCGCGTGTGGGTGGCGGTCACGATGGTGCGGATGCGCGCCTTGCCCTCGGGCACGGTGGGGAAGGCGAGACCGGTGCCCATCACGCCCTCGGCGAACAGCTCGCGCGAGAACTCCATGGTCAGCCTTCCGTCGCCGATGATGATGGGCGTGATCGGCGTCTCGCTCTTGGGCGTGGTGACCCCGCCGATGTTGAACCCCAGGGCTGCCAACTCCTTCTTCCAGAAGCGCGTGTTCTCCCACAGCTTCTCGATGCGCTCCGGCTCGTTTTCCAGAACATCAAAAGCCGCGATGCAGGTGGCCGCCACGGCCGGCGGATGCGAGGTGGAGAACAGGAAAGGCCGGGCGCGGTGGTAGAGGAACTCGATGAGGTCGCGCGTGCCGCAGACGTATCCGCCCAGCGCTCCGATGGCTTTGGAGAGCGTACCCACCTGCACGTCCACGCGGCCGTGGACGTTGAAGTGGTCGATGGTGCCGCGGCCGTTGTGCCCCAACACCCCGGAGGCGTGCGCGTCGTCCACCATCATGATGGCGCCGTACTTCTCCGCCAGCTCGCACAGAGGCGGCAGCGGCCCGATGTCGCCGTCCATGGAAAAGACGCCGTCGGTGATGAGCAGCTTGCGCCCGGGCTGGTCTTTGACGGAGGCCAGTTGCTCCTCGGCGTGCGTTATGTCCTTGTGGCGGAAGACGAGGATCTTCGCGCGCGAGAGGCGCGCCCCGTCGATGATGGAGGCGTGGTTGAGCTCGTCGGAGATGATGAAGTCGTCCTTGCCCAGGATGGCGGAGACCGTACCAGCGTTGGCGGCGAAGCCCGATTGGAAGACCACGCAGGCTTCCACGCGCTTGAAGCGCGCGATGCGCTCCTCCAGTTGCATGTGCAGCGTCATGGTGCCGGCGATGGTGCGCACCGCGCCCGAGCCCACGCCGTACTTCTTGGTCGCCGCGAGCGCCGCCTCCCGCAGCTTGGGGTGCGTGGTCAGCCCCAGGTAGTTGTTGGACGCCAGGTTGATGACTTTCTTGCCGTCAAAGGTGCACAGCGGCGCCTGCTCGTCTTCGAGCACGCGCAGCTTGAAGTAGGTGCCTTTTTCTTTCAGGTTGTTCAACTCGCCGGAAAGATAGGAGAGAGGATTGGTGCGCGCAGTCGTCGTGGCCATGGCCGGATAAGTCTAAAACAACCGCCGTAGAGACGTTGCATGCAACATCTCTGCCCTCAGGGCGTCTTCCTCTGGGCCAGCGCCTGCTCCGCCTGCCACAGGTGTCGCCGCTCGTGTGCCGCTAGCACATGGAAGCAGGAATAGGCGTTGTAGCGCATGCGCTTCGAGAATGGGGAGGTGATGGTGGTCTTCTCCAGCGCCTTGCCCCGCGCCGCTTCCAGCAGCCTCAGAAGCTCGTCCTGAGAGGCAAGGAAGGCGGCCAGCACCTGCTCGGGGGACGCGCCCC encodes:
- a CDS encoding aspartate carbamoyltransferase catalytic subunit; translation: MKTKRRSLLDIESLATDEITALLRLARRMNPAKPRPLLRKKRVALLFYEASTRSRVSFEFAAKALGATTSVIHAEASSIEKGESLLDTGYTLRALGADLIVVRHPAAGAPHLMARHLDIPIINAGDGMHEHPSQALLDAFTILRHKRNLRGLRVVIVGDIYHSRVARSNVHLLSQFGAQVTLCGPVEMAPDVAATLAPRVRVTRHFEEALRGADVIMMLRVQKERLAGRQIKVGEYVAGYQLTSERLRLARRDALVMHPGPIIRGMELTAEVADGPQSVILEQVQNGVAVRMAILASSMGVAR
- a CDS encoding dihydroorotase: MTRDSKPVSWLLKGGRVIDPASRIDAEMDVLLRDGRVAEIAPRNKLRGSADETFNARGLIVAPGFIDLHVHLREPGQSHKETIATATAAAAAGGFTSVCAMPNTSPVNDSPEITTWMQDPARGAVVNVFPVAAATLGSKGEQLTDFRALQRAGAVALTDDGRPILGDELMRDVLHAAAALNLPVMQHAEDTRLSAGCSMNDGPTAFRLGLRGMSAESEAAIVDRDARLAQAAGAHLHVAHISTAQTIKAVRRGRRNRAHVTCEITPHHFALTDENVGDYNTHCKMNPPLRSADDREALLIALADGSIDAIATDHAPHAAHEKQVEFERAAFGVTGLETALGLAITKLQRERKIGLTRIIELLSTNPARIVGLKGRGSLARGSIADVTIFDPGVRWTFHAEKSRSKSRNTPFDGWQLTGRVVATIVGGHFVYRLD
- the pyrR gene encoding bifunctional pyr operon transcriptional regulator/uracil phosphoribosyltransferase PyrR, with the translated sequence MRPPELREKAQLMSASEIERTLVRLAHEIVEKNAGVANLGLVGIRRRGVPLAERLARLIQRIERTRIPVGTLDITFYRDDLSTVGPKPVVQKTPMEFAVAGMDIILVDDVLYTGRTARAALDALFDHGRPRRVQLCVLIDRGHRELPIEATFVGRTTQTTAEELVEVRLKETDSTEKVLLLAGKPAERSTKKPGKPFADA
- a CDS encoding DUF2085 domain-containing protein, giving the protein MAPVLSAGGYGLTAFGILLFFSPVCHQDPARLFWIFGGPVAVCARCLGIYLGAAVGAWIPAPRRVLLAGLALFAALNLADVLTEAAAWHGNWKLTRLILGALLGLAAGSLVANSMKRDVFSASVTVR
- a CDS encoding glycine C-acetyltransferase, which translates into the protein MATTTARTNPLSYLSGELNNLKEKGTYFKLRVLEDEQAPLCTFDGKKVINLASNNYLGLTTHPKLREAALAATKKYGVGSGAVRTIAGTMTLHMQLEERIARFKRVEACVVFQSGFAANAGTVSAILGKDDFIISDELNHASIIDGARLSRAKILVFRHKDITHAEEQLASVKDQPGRKLLITDGVFSMDGDIGPLPPLCELAEKYGAIMMVDDAHASGVLGHNGRGTIDHFNVHGRVDVQVGTLSKAIGALGGYVCGTRDLIEFLYHRARPFLFSTSHPPAVAATCIAAFDVLENEPERIEKLWENTRFWKKELAALGFNIGGVTTPKSETPITPIIIGDGRLTMEFSRELFAEGVMGTGLAFPTVPEGKARIRTIVTATHTREELEQALEILKRVGKKKGILAH
- a CDS encoding glycoside hydrolase family 3 N-terminal domain-containing protein — translated: MFRRLLVLLLLLAPLAFPKDKYQQPGPVHLDHDGEKWAEKTLRKLTLEEKIGQMFMLRAPAEFLNLASPEYTQLRDSIQKYHVGGLLLTVRFEAPFLYRNPPYEAAMFANQLQGESELPLIVAADFERGLAMRFYSTTGFPHAMAFAATGKPEYAATLGRVTARESRAIGVEWGFFPVADVNSSPNNPIINTRAFSEDPQEAGTFAAAYIKAARENGLLTTAKHFPGHGDTDTDSHLSLARVTGDRARLDAVELVPFRKAIEAGVDSVMVAHLTVPALEPDPERIATTSPAVVTRLLRGQLGFRGVVVTDAMDMNALTRLFPAEPGKNASGRAAVEAVKAGNDVILLPADLDGSFNALLAAVQSGEISEERIDASVRRILRLKASVGLNKARLVDIGALSSIIARPENLAAAREVAETAVTLVRDNGQVLPLKHNGTPAPAGAYTTPGEGQKRLVAVLFTDDVRTEYGRVFEQELRARVPDARIFFVDPRSAAALGDSIANAVAQARAVVAAVYVTPSAGKKVQVQGVTTNSVSLDDATAALLNRILEQAAPLTVVVALGSPYVAAGFPQTQNYLCTFSGVPVSETAAVKALFGEIPIHGRLPVTIPGVAERGAGLDRPAQSTFLRHSQGGFHARPRTIP